The proteins below are encoded in one region of Bremerella sp. P1:
- the gcvPB gene encoding aminomethyl-transferring glycine dehydrogenase subunit GcvPB, which translates to MRNQQATQLLSELSRPGRVAVHWPACDVPEQPIEDIIPTNYLADEEPKLPELTEGEVVRHYTNLSTKNMSVDTHYYPLGSCTMKYNPKRNERLASLPGIVDLHPYQDESTIQGMLQLLYELQGIFSEISGLPACSLQPAAGAHGELTALMAAAKYFKSIGEDRKVVLAPDSSHGTNPASAQMAGFKAVSIKSDPNGGVDMDDFRKKLTDDIAVLMITNPSTLGLFEKNMREIADAVHEKGGLVYLDGANMNAILGIARPGDFGADMMHYNPHKTFSGPHGGGGPGAGPICVTEKLKPFLPSPIVEKEGDRYKLDFDRPDSIGRVRSFFGNTGVLVRAYCYILSHGPVGLREVSENAVLNANYLLSKVKHFLPVPRGERCMHEFVASASELKKERGITAMDIGKRLLDYGFHAPTVYFPLTIPEAIMIEPTETESKETLDAFVQTLFKITEEDAELLHEAPHTTPISRPNEVQAARSPCLRADFCSS; encoded by the coding sequence ATGCGTAACCAACAAGCAACCCAACTTCTGTCCGAGCTTTCCCGACCGGGCCGCGTGGCCGTTCACTGGCCGGCGTGTGATGTGCCGGAGCAACCGATCGAAGATATCATTCCGACGAATTACCTCGCGGATGAAGAACCGAAGCTGCCGGAACTGACCGAAGGGGAAGTCGTTCGTCACTACACGAACCTGTCGACCAAGAACATGTCGGTCGATACGCACTATTACCCGCTCGGTTCGTGCACGATGAAGTACAACCCGAAGCGGAACGAGCGTCTGGCTTCGCTGCCTGGTATCGTTGACCTGCATCCCTACCAGGACGAATCGACGATCCAGGGAATGCTGCAATTGCTTTATGAATTGCAGGGCATCTTCTCGGAGATCTCTGGCCTGCCAGCTTGTTCGCTGCAACCAGCGGCTGGGGCTCACGGAGAGCTGACGGCACTGATGGCCGCTGCCAAGTACTTCAAGAGCATCGGCGAAGACCGCAAGGTTGTGCTGGCCCCAGACAGCTCGCACGGCACCAATCCGGCCAGTGCTCAGATGGCTGGGTTCAAAGCCGTCAGCATCAAGAGCGATCCCAACGGTGGCGTCGACATGGACGACTTCCGCAAGAAGTTGACCGACGACATCGCCGTACTGATGATCACCAACCCGAGCACCTTGGGCCTGTTCGAGAAGAACATGCGTGAGATCGCCGACGCGGTGCACGAAAAGGGTGGGCTCGTTTACCTGGATGGTGCCAACATGAATGCCATCCTCGGCATTGCCCGTCCAGGTGACTTCGGCGCCGACATGATGCACTACAACCCGCACAAGACCTTCAGTGGTCCACATGGTGGCGGTGGTCCCGGTGCCGGTCCGATTTGTGTGACCGAGAAGCTCAAGCCGTTCCTCCCTTCGCCCATCGTGGAGAAGGAAGGCGACCGCTACAAGCTCGACTTCGATCGCCCCGATTCGATTGGCCGAGTGCGAAGCTTCTTTGGCAACACGGGCGTCCTCGTTCGAGCCTACTGCTACATCCTTTCGCATGGTCCAGTGGGGCTGCGAGAAGTCTCCGAGAATGCCGTGCTCAACGCAAACTATCTGCTGAGCAAGGTCAAGCATTTCCTGCCAGTTCCGCGTGGCGAACGCTGCATGCACGAGTTCGTTGCTTCGGCTTCCGAGCTGAAGAAGGAACGGGGCATCACGGCGATGGATATCGGCAAGCGTCTGCTCGACTATGGCTTCCACGCTCCAACGGTCTACTTCCCGTTGACGATTCCGGAAGCAATCATGATCGAGCCAACGGAAACCGAAAGTAAGGAAACGCTCGATGCGTTCGTCCAAACCCTCTTCAAGATCACTGAAGAGGACGCCGAGCTTCTGCACGAAGCTCCGCACACGACACCAATCAGCCGTCCCAACGAAGTCCAAGCAGCAAGAAGCCCTTGCCTGCGAGCTGACTTCTGCAGCAGCTAA
- a CDS encoding lipoate--protein ligase family protein: MKEMRLIIDPPARGTWNMAVDEAILRGAVDLGMPTLRFYGWSEPTLSLGYFQKYVDRQQHEASASCACVRRASGGGAIMHDRELTYSFVAPVRDSRSEETTRWFDLFHETLIDVLANWGINAHLSGKPQASSDPEPFLCFLRRHEVDVIVDNNKICGSAQRRHQVAVLQHGSVILQQSPCAPELLGLEEITGQKISAEMLIDQWKDTLKDTFQSSYTDTPLTAKEVESAQEIESVKFAHSEWTHKR; this comes from the coding sequence ATGAAAGAGATGCGTTTAATCATCGATCCACCTGCACGCGGCACTTGGAATATGGCGGTCGATGAAGCAATCTTGCGCGGCGCGGTTGATCTGGGGATGCCTACCCTGCGATTCTACGGCTGGAGCGAACCGACGCTCTCGCTGGGTTATTTCCAGAAGTACGTCGATCGCCAACAGCACGAGGCCAGCGCGAGTTGTGCATGCGTCCGCCGGGCCTCTGGCGGTGGTGCGATCATGCACGATCGCGAATTGACCTATAGCTTTGTCGCCCCGGTGCGCGATTCGCGTTCCGAAGAAACAACGCGTTGGTTTGATCTGTTCCACGAGACGTTGATCGACGTGCTAGCAAACTGGGGTATCAACGCCCACTTGAGCGGTAAGCCGCAGGCCAGTTCCGACCCAGAGCCGTTTCTGTGCTTTCTGCGTCGCCATGAAGTCGACGTAATCGTTGATAACAACAAGATTTGTGGCAGTGCCCAGCGGCGTCACCAGGTTGCCGTTTTGCAACATGGGAGTGTGATTTTACAACAATCGCCCTGTGCCCCTGAGCTGCTGGGGCTCGAAGAAATTACTGGGCAGAAGATTTCCGCCGAAATGCTGATCGATCAGTGGAAAGACACCCTAAAGGACACGTTCCAAAGTAGTTACACCGACACCCCTCTGACGGCCAAGGAAGTAGAATCCGCCCAAGAGATTGAATCGGTTAAATTCGCACATTCCGAATGGACGCATAAACGGTAA